The following are encoded together in the Pedobacter steynii genome:
- a CDS encoding basic secretory protein-like protein has product MKYIGLFGLFMTLGLAENSRAQAPEVLHRNGYQLTILNQDQNFNPYLKKRMIQTFFEVYPKLAKAYNPKTAKAVTFIIDTAYTGVAEASANEIKFSSKYMTTHPKDIDVVTHEAMHVVQNYGNSMGPGWLTEGIADYVRFRYGVDNAGANWSLPAFNASHSYENSYRIAARFLVWIEKDTKPGMVRILNEELTSHTFTPDSWKKLTGKTLQELWADYAKNPMI; this is encoded by the coding sequence ATGAAATATATTGGTTTATTTGGCCTGTTTATGACCCTGGGGCTAGCAGAAAATAGCAGGGCACAGGCTCCGGAGGTACTTCATCGGAATGGTTATCAATTGACTATTTTAAATCAGGATCAGAATTTTAATCCTTATTTGAAGAAGAGAATGATCCAGACCTTTTTCGAAGTGTATCCAAAATTAGCGAAAGCTTATAATCCGAAAACTGCAAAAGCGGTCACCTTTATAATTGATACGGCCTATACGGGAGTCGCGGAAGCTTCTGCGAACGAGATTAAATTCAGCTCAAAGTATATGACTACACATCCTAAAGATATTGATGTGGTTACTCACGAGGCTATGCATGTGGTACAGAATTATGGAAACAGTATGGGGCCAGGTTGGTTAACAGAAGGAATTGCAGATTATGTAAGGTTCAGGTATGGGGTAGATAACGCGGGTGCAAACTGGTCTTTGCCGGCATTTAATGCCAGCCATAGCTATGAAAATAGCTATAGAATCGCCGCGAGGTTTTTGGTATGGATAGAAAAAGATACTAAACCGGGCATGGTCAGGATACTGAATGAAGAGTTAACCAGCCATACTTTTACACCCGATAGCTGGAAAAAACTTACGGGTAAGACATTGCAGGAACTCTGGGCAGATTATGCCAAAAATCCAATGATCTGA
- a CDS encoding DUF4180 domain-containing protein has translation MKLEIHQAGEKSIVEVLSEEKLINDPQEGLQLLADIYYQGYDRMILQDKNLDPDVFDLKNGLLGEILQKFSNYRMRLAIVGDFSKYPGKSVRDFIYESNNGRMVNFVPTVEEAIARLSK, from the coding sequence ATGAAATTGGAAATACATCAGGCAGGAGAGAAAAGTATAGTAGAAGTTCTTTCAGAGGAAAAGTTGATTAATGATCCCCAGGAAGGACTGCAGTTGCTTGCTGATATCTATTATCAGGGGTATGACCGAATGATCTTGCAGGATAAAAATCTGGATCCGGATGTCTTTGACCTTAAAAACGGTTTGTTGGGCGAAATCCTTCAAAAGTTTTCTAACTATAGAATGAGGCTTGCGATTGTAGGTGATTTCAGCAAATATCCAGGCAAAAGTGTCAGAGACTTTATTTATGAAAGCAATAATGGCAGAATGGTCAATTTCGTGCCTACGGTGGAGGAAGCGATCGCCCGCCTATCAAAATAA
- a CDS encoding nuclear transport factor 2 family protein, whose amino-acid sequence MNTQEVANRLVHLCRSGNFEEAINELYHDDIVSKEPPGSKQEVIQGKAAVLDKTQEWMDSVEEIHSSTISDPVAGDDFFSCVMDIDATYKNHGRMPMSEVCVYEVKDGRIVSDQFFYKMS is encoded by the coding sequence ATGAATACACAAGAAGTAGCAAACAGATTGGTTCATCTTTGTCGCAGCGGCAATTTTGAAGAGGCCATTAATGAGCTTTATCATGATGATATCGTTAGTAAAGAACCTCCTGGATCAAAACAGGAGGTCATACAGGGTAAAGCGGCAGTTTTAGATAAAACCCAGGAATGGATGGATAGTGTAGAGGAGATTCATAGTTCTACCATTTCGGATCCGGTAGCCGGAGATGATTTCTTTTCCTGCGTAATGGATATAGATGCGACCTATAAAAATCATGGCAGAATGCCCATGAGTGAAGTTTGTGTTTACGAAGTTAAAGACGGCAGGATTGTTTCAGATCAGTTCTTTTATAAAATGTCCTGA
- a CDS encoding sensor histidine kinase gives MNIPLTSRHELVAHPNDHVPLNLWPIQMFDTLPVAIYTCDHQGYVTSYNKAAVDLWGREPELGKDLWCGSWKIFWPDGRPMSLDECPMARTLKEGVALVGEEILISCPDGLLKNVLPSPVPLFDHSGRLTGAINTLMDVTAQRLGEKKQAMLAAIIEHSEDAIVSKTLNGDITSWNQGAEKLFGYTEQEMLGKHISILIPKDRMAEEDLIIERVKSDKSIAHFETIRITKDGLEVPISLTVSPIRDGKGRIIGASKIARDISVQKLSEAQLQKLYEDIQALNSKKDEFIGMASHELKTPVTSIDAFLQLVQRSQLLEQRDKELVSKARTQVGRLTSLIADLLDVTKIQTGKMAYTFTGFDFTGVLKEVIEVMQQNHPSHQISLYSDIDMLHVFADKQRIEQVVINLISNAIRYAPNTHEMVIRQSVNDQYLKLSVQDFGPGIDPSEQAEIFSRFYQVKRSNGNASGLGIGLYISREIVDRHQGRIWVESTPGEGATFSFELPLMRETKII, from the coding sequence ATGAACATTCCGCTTACCAGCCGTCATGAGCTTGTTGCTCATCCCAATGATCACGTCCCGCTTAATTTATGGCCGATACAAATGTTTGATACTTTGCCTGTAGCCATTTATACCTGTGATCATCAGGGTTATGTAACTTCGTACAATAAGGCTGCGGTAGATTTATGGGGGAGGGAGCCGGAATTAGGAAAGGACCTTTGGTGTGGTTCCTGGAAAATCTTCTGGCCGGATGGCAGGCCAATGTCCTTGGACGAATGTCCGATGGCGAGGACGCTGAAGGAAGGAGTTGCCCTGGTTGGTGAAGAAATCCTGATCTCGTGTCCGGATGGACTTCTGAAAAATGTATTGCCGAGTCCTGTTCCGCTGTTTGATCATTCCGGGCGGCTTACCGGCGCAATTAATACCCTGATGGATGTTACCGCACAGCGCCTGGGGGAGAAAAAGCAGGCCATGCTCGCTGCAATTATCGAACATTCTGAGGATGCTATTGTGAGTAAAACCCTGAATGGCGATATTACCAGCTGGAACCAGGGAGCCGAAAAACTCTTCGGCTATACGGAACAGGAAATGCTAGGGAAGCACATTTCTATATTGATTCCTAAAGACCGAATGGCGGAGGAGGATCTGATCATTGAACGGGTGAAGAGCGATAAAAGTATAGCACATTTTGAAACCATCCGCATTACAAAGGACGGATTGGAGGTGCCCATTTCTCTCACCGTATCGCCGATCAGAGATGGAAAAGGGCGTATCATTGGTGCTTCTAAAATTGCGAGAGACATTAGTGTTCAGAAGCTTTCGGAAGCGCAGTTACAAAAACTATATGAAGACATTCAGGCCTTAAACTCCAAAAAAGATGAATTTATCGGAATGGCCAGCCATGAACTGAAAACACCGGTGACGAGTATTGATGCTTTTTTGCAGCTGGTACAACGTTCGCAGCTATTGGAGCAGAGAGATAAAGAACTGGTTTCTAAAGCAAGGACCCAGGTGGGGAGACTGACCTCCCTGATTGCTGATTTGCTGGATGTAACGAAAATTCAAACCGGAAAAATGGCCTATACTTTTACTGGTTTCGATTTTACTGGTGTTTTGAAAGAGGTGATTGAGGTCATGCAGCAAAATCATCCTTCCCATCAGATCAGTTTGTATAGCGATATAGACATGCTGCATGTCTTTGCCGATAAACAAAGGATTGAACAGGTGGTCATCAACCTGATATCCAACGCAATCAGATACGCACCGAATACCCACGAAATGGTCATCAGGCAATCTGTAAATGACCAATACCTGAAGCTTTCTGTACAGGATTTCGGTCCTGGCATTGACCCCTCAGAACAGGCAGAGATATTCTCCAGGTTTTATCAGGTGAAAAGGTCAAATGGAAATGCTTCGGGGCTGGGGATTGGTTTATATATCAGCAGGGAAATAGTGGACCGGCACCAGGGTAGGATATGGGTGGAAAGTACACCGGGTGAGGGGGCGACCTTCTCCTTCGAACTACCACTGATGCGGGAAACTAAAATTATCTGA